The following proteins come from a genomic window of Sphaerisporangium rubeum:
- a CDS encoding HAD-IA family hydrolase gives MLKGVLIDWGGVLTTSLHEAITEWLEADGIDAVHYTELMTELVREAYDGDGRNPIHALERGEVDAAMFERDLAARLLTLEGGPPAAEGLLARMFAGFRPVPTMYEMLATARGAGVVTCLLSNSWGDHYVRDRWDEYFDCVVISGEVGMRKPEPAIFHHALGLVGLPAERCVFVDDLAANVAAAQALGLVGLHHREAEATIAEMETLLGHPLRRPGPSGTESGAAAGTLM, from the coding sequence GTGCTGAAAGGTGTGCTCATCGACTGGGGCGGCGTGCTCACCACGAGCCTGCACGAGGCCATCACCGAATGGCTGGAGGCCGACGGCATCGACGCCGTCCACTACACCGAGCTGATGACCGAGCTGGTCCGCGAGGCCTACGACGGCGACGGCCGCAACCCCATCCACGCGCTGGAGCGCGGCGAGGTGGACGCGGCGATGTTCGAGCGCGACCTCGCCGCGCGCCTGCTCACGCTCGAAGGCGGCCCGCCGGCCGCCGAGGGCCTGCTGGCCCGCATGTTCGCCGGGTTCCGGCCGGTCCCCACGATGTACGAGATGCTGGCTACGGCGCGCGGCGCCGGGGTCGTGACGTGCCTGCTCTCCAACTCGTGGGGGGACCACTACGTCAGGGACCGCTGGGACGAGTACTTCGACTGTGTCGTCATCTCCGGCGAGGTCGGCATGCGCAAGCCCGAGCCGGCGATCTTCCACCACGCGCTCGGCCTGGTCGGCCTGCCGGCCGAGCGGTGCGTCTTCGTGGACGACCTCGCGGCCAACGTCGCGGCGGCGCAGGCGCTCGGCCTGGTGGGCCTGCACCACCGCGAGGCCGAGGCGACGATCGCCGAGATGGAGACGCTGCTCGGTCACCCGCTGCGCCGTCCCGGCCCGTCCGGTACGGAGAGCGGCGCCGCTGCTGGCACACTCATGTAG
- a CDS encoding DUF6912 family protein produces the protein MRVYLPCTLPALAKVAADGELGPAPLTGYAVTPALVEWYVSGDTEELEYVALTDAARASLRLLAGDRAEGLPVPARRVVVAAEVPDADVRTSPDLDDRSRVTLGVPVALKLVASVHVDDLQAVPDVEEALAAVYAADSGDEDARFTVDGAEAHELMWYATQEIDDLLI, from the coding sequence ATGCGCGTCTACCTGCCATGCACACTGCCGGCGCTCGCCAAGGTGGCCGCCGACGGTGAGCTCGGCCCGGCCCCGCTGACCGGCTACGCGGTGACCCCCGCGCTGGTCGAGTGGTACGTCTCCGGCGACACCGAGGAGCTCGAGTACGTCGCGCTGACCGACGCCGCGCGCGCGTCCCTGCGCCTGCTGGCCGGCGACCGCGCCGAGGGCCTGCCGGTGCCGGCCCGCCGGGTCGTCGTCGCCGCCGAGGTGCCGGACGCCGACGTGCGCACCAGCCCCGACCTGGACGACCGCTCCAGGGTCACCCTCGGCGTCCCCGTGGCGCTCAAACTGGTCGCGTCGGTGCACGTGGACGACCTGCAGGCCGTGCCGGACGTCGAGGAGGCGCTGGCCGCCGTGTACGCCGCCGACTCAGGCGACGAGGACGCGCGGTTCACCGTGGACGGCGCGGAGGCCCACGAGCTCATGTGGTACGCCACGCAGGAGATCGACGACCTTCTCATCTGA
- a CDS encoding HAD family hydrolase — protein sequence MKHIIWDWNGTLFHDIDAVVGATNEVFRPYGVAAFDADGFRAAYTRPIWVAYERILGRALEEGEWERLDQAFHDHYHRLMISCALAEDALHCLSTWSERGRTQSLLSMWAHERLVVKAAELGIERYFSRIDGLSNGAPGGGKAEHMVAHIESLAVNPAEVLVIGDSLDDAHAAQHVGAKAVLYTGGMTSRADLSASGLPVVETLSEAFDHAR from the coding sequence ATGAAGCACATCATCTGGGACTGGAACGGCACCCTCTTCCACGACATCGACGCCGTGGTCGGCGCCACCAACGAGGTCTTCCGGCCGTACGGCGTGGCGGCCTTCGACGCCGACGGCTTCCGCGCCGCGTACACCCGGCCCATCTGGGTCGCCTACGAGCGCATCCTCGGCCGCGCGCTCGAGGAAGGGGAGTGGGAGCGGCTCGACCAGGCCTTCCACGACCACTACCACCGGCTGATGATCTCCTGCGCGCTGGCGGAGGACGCTCTGCACTGCCTGTCCACCTGGTCCGAGCGCGGCCGCACCCAGTCGCTGCTGTCCATGTGGGCCCACGAGCGCCTGGTGGTCAAGGCCGCCGAGCTCGGCATCGAGCGGTACTTCTCCCGCATCGACGGCCTCAGCAACGGCGCACCCGGCGGCGGCAAGGCCGAGCACATGGTGGCGCACATCGAGTCGCTGGCCGTGAACCCCGCCGAGGTCCTCGTGATCGGCGACAGCCTCGACGACGCGCACGCGGCGCAGCACGTCGGCGCCAAGGCCGTCCTGTACACCGGTGGCATGACCAGCCGCGCCGACCTGAGCGCCTCGGGCCTGCCGGTCGTCGAGACGCTGTCCGAGGCCTTCGACCACGCACGCTGA
- a CDS encoding HAD family hydrolase: MLWNVDLTLVDVAIVTRDAYAEAFRQVTGRPLVKLAPAMGRPDSEIIFETLAVNGIVTGDDHLPRFIEALAAAFAARRKRLDKDGQAMPGAKDALKAVARLDGVVQSVLTGTIKSNAVLKLKAFGLDRHIDVECGGYGEEVYPKATLLQVAQGRVKARHGFRCDGANTVLVGDSTRDVQAARIAGATMIAVASGRSTAAELNEAGADIVLPDLTNASEVVAAVARLTSPLDRRPV, encoded by the coding sequence GTGCTGTGGAACGTCGACCTCACCCTGGTCGACGTGGCGATCGTCACCCGTGACGCCTACGCCGAGGCCTTCCGGCAGGTCACCGGCCGGCCCCTGGTGAAGCTCGCACCCGCCATGGGCCGTCCCGACTCGGAGATCATCTTCGAGACGCTCGCCGTCAACGGCATCGTGACCGGCGACGACCACCTGCCGCGCTTCATCGAGGCGCTCGCCGCGGCGTTCGCGGCCCGCCGCAAGCGGCTGGACAAGGACGGCCAGGCCATGCCAGGCGCCAAGGACGCGCTCAAGGCGGTGGCCCGCCTCGACGGCGTGGTGCAGTCCGTGCTGACCGGCACCATCAAGAGCAACGCCGTGCTCAAGCTCAAGGCCTTCGGCCTGGACCGCCACATCGACGTCGAGTGCGGCGGCTACGGCGAGGAGGTGTACCCCAAGGCCACGCTCCTTCAGGTCGCGCAGGGCCGCGTCAAGGCCCGCCACGGTTTCCGCTGCGACGGCGCGAACACCGTCCTCGTCGGCGACTCCACCCGTGACGTACAGGCGGCGCGCATCGCCGGCGCCACCATGATCGCCGTCGCCTCCGGCCGCTCCACCGCGGCCGAACTGAACGAGGCAGGCGCCGACATCGTCCTCCCCGACCTCACCAACGCCTCCGAGGTGGTCGCGGCCGTCGCACGTCTCACCAGCCCTCTGGACCGCAGGCCCGTCTAG
- a CDS encoding alpha/beta fold hydrolase yields MEGLWTPRGPGSALQALACMGVSLAAGWIAGFYGRSRWYILLAPVTFWVVLEVVRAGAQGPSVDAVRFTTFGMLALVTGRLPYAVLTLLPMAVGAAFGAGAARRRAGVRAARLPRYAGRAVTVLSAVVVAGVAVVVALPGRTAPVAGGGGVAELAGVSVNGHRFGVMIRGADAAAPVLLYVPGPPGGSEIGAMRRHLAGLEQRFVVATWDRRGGGKSFAAFEPTATLTTEDEVRSTVAMAEYLRERFRRDRVYLAAHSGGSMVGVLAVQRRPELFAAYIGIGQAVAPPAADAAQYQDTLAWARATGKAELARRLVELGPPPYGDGYSYEPMLTSEPKVYAYDHGPNSEGAGGFAESLGVPEYSLLDQAHVIGGLVDAYDLLYPRMQGIDLRRQVNRLDVPVYFAVGAHEVPVRVRLLSEWSDLLQAPHKETVTFATSGHRPQFEQPAEFVRFAERVLAETS; encoded by the coding sequence GTGGAGGGTTTATGGACGCCGCGCGGGCCGGGGTCGGCCCTGCAGGCGCTGGCGTGCATGGGGGTCTCGCTGGCGGCCGGGTGGATCGCGGGGTTCTACGGGAGGTCGCGGTGGTACATCCTCCTGGCGCCGGTGACGTTCTGGGTGGTGCTGGAGGTCGTGCGTGCCGGAGCGCAGGGGCCGAGTGTGGACGCGGTGCGGTTCACGACGTTCGGCATGCTGGCGCTGGTGACCGGACGGCTGCCGTACGCGGTGCTGACTCTGCTCCCCATGGCCGTCGGCGCGGCTTTCGGTGCGGGGGCCGCGCGGCGGCGCGCCGGGGTGCGCGCGGCGCGGCTCCCGCGGTACGCGGGACGCGCGGTGACGGTGCTGTCGGCGGTCGTCGTTGCGGGGGTCGCGGTGGTGGTGGCGCTGCCGGGTCGTACCGCGCCGGTCGCGGGGGGTGGCGGGGTCGCGGAGCTGGCCGGCGTCTCGGTGAACGGTCACCGGTTCGGGGTGATGATCAGGGGTGCGGACGCCGCGGCGCCGGTCCTGCTGTACGTGCCGGGGCCACCCGGAGGGTCGGAGATCGGGGCCATGCGGCGGCACCTGGCGGGGCTCGAACAGCGGTTCGTCGTGGCCACCTGGGACCGGCGAGGTGGAGGCAAGTCGTTCGCGGCGTTCGAGCCCACCGCGACGCTCACGACCGAGGACGAGGTGCGCAGCACCGTCGCGATGGCCGAGTACCTGCGGGAGAGGTTCAGGCGGGACCGCGTCTACCTCGCCGCGCACTCCGGCGGGTCGATGGTGGGGGTGCTCGCCGTCCAGCGGCGGCCCGAACTGTTCGCGGCGTACATCGGGATCGGCCAGGCCGTCGCGCCGCCGGCCGCCGACGCGGCGCAGTACCAGGACACGCTGGCCTGGGCCCGCGCCACCGGGAAGGCCGAGCTCGCGCGGCGGCTGGTGGAGCTCGGGCCGCCGCCGTACGGGGACGGGTACTCCTACGAGCCGATGCTGACCAGTGAGCCCAAGGTGTACGCCTACGACCACGGACCCAACAGCGAAGGGGCCGGCGGGTTCGCCGAGAGCCTCGGGGTGCCGGAGTACTCGCTGCTCGACCAGGCGCACGTCATCGGCGGACTGGTGGACGCCTACGACCTGCTCTATCCGCGCATGCAGGGCATCGACCTGCGCCGGCAGGTGAACCGGCTCGACGTGCCGGTGTACTTCGCCGTCGGCGCGCACGAGGTGCCGGTGCGGGTGCGGCTGCTGTCGGAGTGGAGCGACCTGTTGCAGGCGCCGCACAAGGAGACCGTCACGTTCGCGACGTCGGGTCACCGGCCGCAGTTCGAACAGCCTGCGGAGTTCGTGAGGTTCGCCGAACGCGTGCTCGCCGAGACGTCCTGA
- a CDS encoding GNAT family N-acetyltransferase, whose translation MLRRWRNVVGRPSHRRVSFLPEPSATGRSLMRVSFIHEHGLSAAEVLTDEYVDAYLEIHAEPPYNSNPNSSRERYLARTRRQVESPGFQLVACRDDGGALIGWTFGLPFAAGGWWGGVTSPAPEEVLRGEKFAVIELNVIRSRRGQGYGRRLLTSLLDSRPEPWATLLSLPAAPAHAMYEHLGWRVVGTNQPAPDAEIADVLVLRLENHSA comes from the coding sequence GAGGCGATGGAGGAACGTCGTGGGCCGTCCCTCGCACCGCCGCGTCTCGTTCCTCCCGGAACCGTCCGCCACCGGAAGGAGCCTGATGCGGGTCTCGTTCATCCACGAACACGGTCTGTCGGCCGCCGAGGTCCTGACCGACGAATACGTGGACGCCTACCTGGAGATCCACGCCGAGCCTCCGTACAACTCCAATCCCAATTCGTCCCGTGAGCGCTATCTGGCCAGAACGCGCCGCCAGGTCGAGAGCCCCGGCTTCCAGCTCGTCGCCTGCCGGGACGACGGCGGCGCGCTGATCGGCTGGACGTTCGGCCTGCCGTTCGCGGCAGGCGGCTGGTGGGGTGGCGTCACGTCCCCCGCACCTGAGGAGGTGCTGCGCGGCGAGAAGTTCGCCGTCATCGAGCTCAACGTGATCAGGAGCCGCCGGGGCCAGGGGTACGGCAGGCGGCTGCTCACGTCCCTGCTGGACTCGCGGCCGGAGCCGTGGGCCACACTGCTGAGTCTTCCCGCCGCGCCGGCGCACGCCATGTACGAACACCTCGGCTGGCGGGTCGTCGGGACGAACCAGCCGGCCCCGGACGCGGAAATCGCGGATGTACTCGTACTCCGGCTGGAAAACCATTCCGCCTGA